The following nucleotide sequence is from Deltaproteobacteria bacterium.
CATGTGGAGACGTCGCTCTTGCGCGCCTCGGTTTCGTTTGTCAGCGAGAACGCCGCGCGCTATTTCGAGAACGGTCATGTGCCGAGGCGCAAGCACCGCACGACAACGGCCGGCGTGTTCGCTTTTGAAGACCAGGGCGGCCTGCCGTTTGTTTTGCATATGTCATCGCCCGATAAGTTCTGGTTGGGGCTTTTCGATGTCGTGGGCAAGCCGGAGTGGGCGCAGGATAGCCGATTTAACAACCGCAAAGCCCGGATCGACAACTACGATGTGCTGGTGGAAAATCTCGGCCCGATCTTCCGCCTGGGCAAACGCGACGATTGGTTGCGCCGGTTGATCGAGAAAGATGTGCCGGCGGCGCCGATCAACACGCTGGACGAAGTTTTCGCCGACCCGCAGGTGGCGACCTATGGTTTTCCACAAGATGTCGTGCACCCCAAGATGGGCAAAATGAAGCTGGTGGGCAATGCGGTCGATATGTCGCGCACGCCACCCAGCATCGACCGGCCGCCACCGGTGTTGGGTGAACACACCGAGGAAATTCTCGGCGCTCTAGGCTACGACCAGAACGCACTGGCAACGCTGCGCGAAAAGGGCGCGGTGTGACACGCCACCCCAGTCTGATTCCGCTGTCGCAGGACCACCATCACGCGCTCGCGCTGGCGCTGCGCTGCCGCAAGCAAGCGCTCGGTCAGATCAAGCCGATGGGTGTGGTGGGTTTGGCGGAACGGGCCAAAGAGTTTCTAGATTTTTACGAAAAAAATCTGCGGGCGCATTTCGCTGCTGAGGAGCAAGAACTGTTTCCGTGGATGCGCAGCCACATTGCCGCAAGCGCGGTCATGATTGATGAACTGCTGCGCCAGCACGAAGAGCTGCGCCAGTTTGCCGCCAAGATTGCAGCGGGGGTGGGCTTGGCGAAATTGATTTTCGACCTGGGCGATTTGCTTGAGCGTCACGTGCGCAAAGAGGAACGGGAGCTTTTCCCGCTCTTTGAGGCGCAAGCACGGGAGTCCGAAGCACAGCAGCTAGGTTCAGCCATCCAGCGGCTCCTGTCACAAACAGGGTAGCATTCCGCTTTCTGGTTTGGCTCCCCGCTCCCTGCGCTTAGCCCTTTGCCTTTAGCTGAGTTCAGTCCATCAACTTCAGCAGCACATGGCGGCGATTCTTCGTGTGCGGCCGCACTTGGCCCGGCCAGCGGCCTTCTTCGATCGCTTTGTCCCAGGCCGGGCTGGTTAGCACGTCCGGGCTTTCCAATTCGTAGATCGCCGTGTAGGTCGGCTCGTTGGGGATCTCGATGGTCTTTCTCTCGCCGCCGATGTTCATGGTCAACGTGCCGCGTTTGTAACGCGAGACACCGAGCACGCCGGGGACTTTCAACAGATTGGGCACATGTTCTTTGTCGTAGACTTCATTGAAGATCGCGTCATGCTCGGCGTCGACGTCCATGCTCGCGATCATCAGATACTTTGCTTTGCCTGCCATGTTACTCTCCTAAATCTCTTTTCCGAACTTCGTGTCCTTCGCGCCTTCGTGGTGAATGTGGATTCCCTCTACATGCCTAGGAAGCTGCCGATCTCCGGCGCCGGCGATTTGATCTCGACGACGATCGACTCTTCGATGCCTTCGACGCCGTGCGGCACGCCCTTGGGGTGGCGGCAGACATCGCCGGGGCCGAGAATATATTCCTCTTTGCCGACGGTCATTTTGACTTTGCCTTTGACGACGTAGGCCAGCGACTCGTGGTTGTGTACATGCAGCGGCGCGCCGACGCCGGGCGTGTAATGAATTTCCAAGAAAGTCATTTCGTCGCCTTTGATCAGCGGCTTGACGAGCAAGTCGCCGCCATACATCGGTTTGCCTTCAATCGCTTTGACTGTGATCGCTTTGACGTCGGAGTTCTTCGATAGAATCATGCTGGCTCCTTACTGAACGATGAATGGTTCATTATCAAGATTTGCCGAGTCAGTCTATCGCCGTCGTTGACAGGGTTGTTTGCGTCGCCCTATAGTCCGGTAAAAAGCGCCGGAGGTGGGTGAATTGTTAGTCGAGGGTTTCGATCATTTCGTCGTGCCGGTCAATGACGTGGTGGTTGCTGAAGAGTTTTATTGCCAGGTTTTTGGCGGCGCGATCGCCAGGCGCAACGGGCTCAACGTGCGCTCGCAGCCGCTCGGGCCGCACACTTTTTTCAACCTGGCCGGAAAGCGCATTGGCGTTTATCTGCAGAAAGAAGAACGCGGCACGGCTGTCACCACGCGCGGGGCGCCGACGTTTTCTTTTACGACCACAGCAAAGGGCCTGCAGGAAGTAGTGGCGGTGCTCGAGCGCTGGAAACTCAAGTTCGAGGGGCCGGTGCCGCACAGCCACTCATTCGCTCTATCGACATTGTTCTTTGCTGACCCCGCGGGGAATCATTTTGCGATTTATGTGCCGAGCAAAAATGGCAGCGCGACTGGGGCGCAGCGTCTGACTGGTGTTGGCTATTTGGAGTTAGAGGCGCCAAAGCTCGACGCCTCGATTAAATTCTATGAGCAAGTGCTGGGCTTCGCGCTTGTCAGCCGCGGCGTCGATCCCCAGTCTGGAAAGAATCAAGCGACCCTGCGCATGGGCGGCGGGCAGATATTGTTCCTCACCGAAGTGGCGTTCGGTCCCAAAGGCTACCCGATGAGCCGGCTGATTCCCGGGCCGCATTTGGGCTTTTACGTCGCGCCGGCGCAATGGCGCGAGGCGTTGGCGCAGCTCGATCGTCTAGGCATTCCCAATGGCGATCGCGGCGAAGAGGCCAAAGGCCGGACAGCCGGCGGCACGCAGGGGACCTACATGGACGATCCGGCCGGCAATGTCATTCAGTACATCACCGAAGGTATGCAATAACGGCAGCAACTTTCACAGGAGGAGTTTATGGCTAACAATTATGTCGACGCGGACGGGCACGTCATGGAAGATGCCGAAGATATTCTCTCGTACGTCAGGGCGCCGATGAACAATCGCGGCACCCGCAATTGGCTGCCGAGTCTGGACCATTTTCATACGCCGGCCGATGGCACGCCGCGCACGCCGGGAACTTTCGATCCGAAGACCGGCCCGGAGGAGTGGCTGCAATTTCTCGACAAGACCGGCACCGATTATACGGTGCTCTATCCGACGGCTGGCTTGGCCTATGGCAATGTCGCCTATCCCCAGTGGGCGCTCGCCTATGCCCAGGGTTACAACGACTATATTCATAAACGTTACTTGCAGCGCAGCCCCAAGTTCCAGGCCGTGTCGCTGATCCCGATGCAAAACGTTTCCGATGCGGTGAAAGAATTGCGCCGCTCGGTGAAGGATTTGGGTTTCATCGGCGCGATGATTCCGTCCAATGGTTTAACTCGCCACGTTAGCCACGAAGAGTTCTGGCCAATCTACGAAGAGGCGGAAAAGTTGAACTGTGTCGTGGCCGTGCACGGCGGCAGCTATATCAATCTTGGCTTCAACACTTACACGGTGTTTCCGGCGACGCGCGCGCTGGGCATGCCATTCCCCTTGGCGATTGCCGCCACCGGCATGATCGTCGATGGCGTCTTCGATCGCTTCCCCAAACTGCGCGTCGGTTTTATGGAAGGCGGCACGGCGTGGATACCGCTGGTCATCGACCGTCTGGAACGCGAGCTCGAGTACGGAGGCCTCAAGCTCAAACGCCATCCCGAAGATTATTTCAAAGACGACCGCATCTTTATCGGCTGCGAAGGCAACGAAAAGGCGTTGGCTTATGCCATCGAACGGGTCGGCCCGAAGCCGTTCATGTTTGCCTCTGACTTCCCGCACGAAATCTCGATCGCTAACTGCATGGAGGAGATCGACGAAGTTCTCGAGCGCACGGATCTCAAAAAAGAGCACAAGGCGGCGATTCTCGGCGACAACGCGCGGCGTTTTTACGGCAAATAGGCGGCAGGGGCGGCCGGTGGGTTGCCCGCGCCTATCCTCGCGCTGTTTTCAGACCTTTGCCGTCAGGGGCTTTTGTAGAATGCAGCCATAGTTGAGCGTGAAGCTCTTTCCCTTGTCGAGGCGATCTAAATAGTAGCACGCGTAAGGAACGATAAAGCGCAGAAAAGCCGCGCCGGGTGACGGATCGGAGCGTCGAGAATTTTCCAGAGCGCGCGCCGCTTGTTGGGAAACAGATAACGGTATGAAAGCGACACGCGGTGGCCCAAGTACCAGAAAAACCCGCCCATGGGCGCGATCGATACCGGTTCAAGCCCCGCCTGTTCGCTGAGATAGCGTATACCGGATGAGGTGAAGCGGAAATAGTCGTTCGGCATGCCGTGTTCTTGCCAGCCCTGCGGTGCGATGAGAAAAAGCTTGCCCCCCGGTTCGAGCACCCGGGCAAATTCTTTTAGTGCCGCCAAGGGCTCCCTTAGATGTTCGATCACGTCGACGTTGATCGCCGCTGGTATGCTGTTGCTGCGAAACGGCAGATGGTACAGGTTGGCGGCCAAGTCGACGTCGCCGTAGGCGCGCTTTTTGACCGGTTTCATGTCGAACGCAAGATAGCGAGCATGGGGGGAAAAATTCTTGTGTTTGCAGTTGCCGGCGCCGGCGTCGAGCACGATGGCACCAGGTTTCACTTCCGCGGCGACCTGCAGCAAGAAATGATCGGTGGCATGGCGCGCTAAACGCACCTTGGATGCGGGTTTTACCACGGGGCGTTATCTTCTTGATAAGTATTTTTGATAAACGTCGTCACGGCGATTCTTTAGGAGAGGCAGTTTTTCTCTGACCTCGTCGACGAGGGCGAGGTCCGCTTCGACGACGGCCAGTCCTTCGCTATCACCTAGCTCGGCAAGTGTTCGGCCGAGCGGGTCGACCGCCATGCTGTGGCCAGTGTAGATATTGCCAACCTGATTGGGCGCAACCACGAAGCAACCGTTCTCTAGTGCCCGCGCTTTGATCATGGTCTGCCAGTGCTCGACCTTCAAATCTCCTTGCACCCAGCCCGACGGCGCCACCAGCACGTTGGCGCCTTGCAGCGCCAACATGCGCGCCATTTCCGGAAAGCGTAGATCGTA
It contains:
- a CDS encoding CoA transferase, which gives rise to MSGALSGIKIIEAASYVTGPFAAQLLADLGADVIKVEEPKRGDPFRGWGDRNYAATFCSLNRNKKSVTVDFRSDEGRDVLFKLIAGADVFIQNFRPGVLDKRRLGYDSFKDINPTLVYCSISGFGPKGPYRDMPGYDTIGQARSGLLSMLTDPGKPQGMGISFSDHLTGMYACYGVLGALMNRMLSGQGQHVETSLLRASVSFVSENAARYFENGHVPRRKHRTTTAGVFAFEDQGGLPFVLHMSSPDKFWLGLFDVVGKPEWAQDSRFNNRKARIDNYDVLVENLGPIFRLGKRDDWLRRLIEKDVPAAPINTLDEVFADPQVATYGFPQDVVHPKMGKMKLVGNAVDMSRTPPSIDRPPPVLGEHTEEILGALGYDQNALATLREKGAV
- a CDS encoding cupin domain-containing protein; its protein translation is MILSKNSDVKAITVKAIEGKPMYGGDLLVKPLIKGDEMTFLEIHYTPGVGAPLHVHNHESLAYVVKGKVKMTVGKEEYILGPGDVCRHPKGVPHGVEGIEESIVVEIKSPAPEIGSFLGM
- a CDS encoding hemerythrin domain-containing protein, with the translated sequence MTRHPSLIPLSQDHHHALALALRCRKQALGQIKPMGVVGLAERAKEFLDFYEKNLRAHFAAEEQELFPWMRSHIAASAVMIDELLRQHEELRQFAAKIAAGVGLAKLIFDLGDLLERHVRKEERELFPLFEAQARESEAQQLGSAIQRLLSQTG
- a CDS encoding amidohydrolase, producing the protein MANNYVDADGHVMEDAEDILSYVRAPMNNRGTRNWLPSLDHFHTPADGTPRTPGTFDPKTGPEEWLQFLDKTGTDYTVLYPTAGLAYGNVAYPQWALAYAQGYNDYIHKRYLQRSPKFQAVSLIPMQNVSDAVKELRRSVKDLGFIGAMIPSNGLTRHVSHEEFWPIYEEAEKLNCVVAVHGGSYINLGFNTYTVFPATRALGMPFPLAIAATGMIVDGVFDRFPKLRVGFMEGGTAWIPLVIDRLERELEYGGLKLKRHPEDYFKDDRIFIGCEGNEKALAYAIERVGPKPFMFASDFPHEISIANCMEEIDEVLERTDLKKEHKAAILGDNARRFYGK
- a CDS encoding class I SAM-dependent methyltransferase, whose product is MVKPASKVRLARHATDHFLLQVAAEVKPGAIVLDAGAGNCKHKNFSPHARYLAFDMKPVKKRAYGDVDLAANLYHLPFRSNSIPAAINVDVIEHLREPLAALKEFARVLEPGGKLFLIAPQGWQEHGMPNDYFRFTSSGIRYLSEQAGLEPVSIAPMGGFFWYLGHRVSLSYRYLFPNKRRALWKILDAPIRHPARLFCALSFLTRATI
- a CDS encoding VOC family protein — its product is MGELLVEGFDHFVVPVNDVVVAEEFYCQVFGGAIARRNGLNVRSQPLGPHTFFNLAGKRIGVYLQKEERGTAVTTRGAPTFSFTTTAKGLQEVVAVLERWKLKFEGPVPHSHSFALSTLFFADPAGNHFAIYVPSKNGSATGAQRLTGVGYLELEAPKLDASIKFYEQVLGFALVSRGVDPQSGKNQATLRMGGGQILFLTEVAFGPKGYPMSRLIPGPHLGFYVAPAQWREALAQLDRLGIPNGDRGEEAKGRTAGGTQGTYMDDPAGNVIQYITEGMQ